In Janthinobacterium rivuli, a single genomic region encodes these proteins:
- a CDS encoding LLM class flavin-dependent oxidoreductase, whose product MTPFSILDLAPIAEGSDASQSFKNTLDLAQHGERWGYNRYWLAEHHGMPGIASAATAVVIAHVAAGTKTIRVGAGGVMLPNHSPLVIAEQFGTLEALHPGRIDLGLGRAPGSDQTTARALRRDLQSDAEQFPQDVQELIDYMSDEPRQRVLAVPGKGAKVPVWILGSSLFGAQLAAHLGLPYAFASHFAPQMMMQAVAYYREHFKPSKQLAKPYVMLGFNVFAADTDAEAHLRATSMQQAFVNLRTGRPSRLQPPVPGYLEQLGPQERAMLDSVLSCTAIGAPDTVKAKMAAFIAETGADELMITSQIFDHQHRLRSYEITAQVHAELARAA is encoded by the coding sequence ATGACTCCATTTTCCATACTCGACCTGGCCCCCATCGCCGAAGGCAGCGACGCCAGCCAGTCGTTCAAGAACACGCTCGACCTGGCGCAGCACGGCGAACGCTGGGGCTATAACCGCTACTGGCTGGCCGAACACCACGGCATGCCCGGCATCGCCAGCGCCGCCACGGCCGTCGTCATCGCCCATGTGGCGGCCGGCACGAAAACCATCCGCGTGGGTGCCGGCGGCGTGATGCTGCCGAACCACTCGCCGCTCGTCATCGCGGAACAGTTCGGCACCCTGGAAGCGCTGCATCCGGGCCGCATCGACCTGGGCCTGGGCCGCGCGCCCGGCTCCGACCAGACGACGGCGCGCGCCCTGCGCCGCGACCTGCAATCGGACGCGGAGCAGTTCCCGCAGGACGTGCAGGAATTGATCGACTATATGTCCGACGAGCCGCGCCAGCGCGTGCTGGCCGTGCCCGGCAAGGGCGCGAAAGTGCCCGTGTGGATACTCGGGTCGAGCCTGTTTGGCGCCCAGCTGGCCGCCCACCTGGGCTTGCCGTACGCCTTCGCCTCGCACTTCGCGCCGCAAATGATGATGCAAGCCGTGGCCTACTACCGCGAACACTTCAAGCCGTCCAAACAATTGGCGAAACCGTACGTGATGCTGGGCTTTAACGTCTTTGCCGCCGACACGGATGCCGAGGCGCACCTGCGCGCCACGTCGATGCAGCAAGCGTTCGTCAACCTGCGCACGGGCCGCCCGTCGCGTTTGCAGCCGCCCGTGCCCGGCTACCTGGAGCAACTGGGCCCGCAGGAACGCGCCATGCTCGATTCCGTCCTGTCCTGCACCGCCATCGGCGCGCCAGACACCGTCAAGGCGAAGATGGCCGCCTTCATCGCCGAAACGGGCGCCGACGAACTGATGATCACGTCGCAGATCTTCGACCACCAGCACCGGCTGCGCTCGTATGAAATCACGGCGCAGGTGCATGCGGAGCTGGCACGCGCTGCTTAA
- a CDS encoding BMP family ABC transporter substrate-binding protein: MSKKLLCAAVCSAALMPAMPAMAAAPAAAPLNVGFVYISPIGDAGWTTQHDQARKEMEKALGSKITTKYVENVPESADAERVIRDLAQTGSKLVITTSFGYMNPTLKVAKQFPNVKFIHLTGYKTAVNVANTNARFYEGRYLAGVLAGKMSKTHVAGYVAAFPIPEVLQGVNAFTRGMRSVDPKAEVKVVWVNSWFDPGKERDAAITLIGQGADVVTHHTDSTAVVQAAEEKGKYAIAYHSDMKKYGPKAQLAAVTHHWGDYYTQQAQAVLDGTWKSSSTWGGIKDGMVKLEGINAAVPADVKQFVLAREKELVAGKLNPFSAPVKDNDGKVRLDKGVLDDAALTKMDYFVEGVAGKVSGK; encoded by the coding sequence ATGTCCAAGAAACTGTTGTGCGCCGCCGTTTGCAGTGCGGCGCTGATGCCCGCCATGCCTGCCATGGCCGCCGCGCCCGCCGCCGCCCCATTGAATGTCGGTTTTGTTTACATCAGCCCCATCGGCGACGCGGGCTGGACCACCCAGCACGATCAGGCCCGCAAGGAAATGGAAAAGGCGCTGGGCAGCAAGATCACCACCAAGTACGTGGAAAACGTGCCGGAGAGCGCCGATGCGGAACGGGTGATCCGCGACCTGGCGCAAACGGGCAGCAAGCTGGTCATCACGACCTCGTTCGGCTACATGAATCCCACCTTGAAAGTGGCGAAACAATTTCCTAATGTGAAGTTCATTCATTTGACGGGCTACAAGACGGCCGTCAACGTGGCCAACACGAATGCCCGTTTCTACGAAGGCCGCTACCTGGCTGGCGTGCTGGCAGGAAAGATGAGCAAGACCCACGTGGCCGGTTACGTGGCGGCATTCCCCATCCCGGAAGTGTTGCAGGGAGTCAACGCCTTTACGCGCGGCATGCGCAGCGTCGACCCCAAGGCGGAAGTGAAAGTGGTGTGGGTGAATAGCTGGTTCGACCCGGGCAAGGAACGCGACGCGGCCATCACCCTGATCGGCCAGGGTGCCGACGTGGTCACCCATCACACGGATTCGACCGCCGTGGTGCAGGCCGCGGAAGAGAAGGGCAAGTATGCGATCGCCTACCACTCTGACATGAAAAAGTACGGGCCGAAAGCGCAGCTTGCCGCCGTCACCCACCATTGGGGCGATTACTATACGCAGCAGGCGCAAGCCGTGCTGGACGGCACGTGGAAGTCCAGCAGCACCTGGGGCGGCATCAAGGATGGCATGGTCAAGCTGGAAGGCATCAACGCTGCCGTGCCCGCCGATGTGAAACAGTTTGTATTGGCGCGTGAGAAAGAGTTGGTGGCCGGCAAGCTTAATCCGTTCAGCGCGCCGGTCAAGGATAACGATGGCAAGGTGCGCCTGGACAAAGGCGTGCTGGACGATGCGGCGCTGACGAAGATGGATTATTTTGTCGAAGGCGTGGCCGGGAAAGTTTCCGGAAAGTAA
- a CDS encoding HDOD domain-containing protein: MDRLEVFKIIALQASKGELTFPANVKATLKLQEALDDPDCHIEAAARMVMAEPLLSARVVALANSAAYNRSGNEIANVRAAVSRLGFATLKSMVASVIVRQLGSQITDPQLRAKAAKLWEHTAHVAALSQVIARKVTHVDVETAMFAAIVHEVGGFYLLSRAEEYPGLLDDNTEDWIEYGEKLIGRGVLRQLQVPDMVLQAVEGMWHGGSPFPPRTLGATLVLANDLSPVGSPLHPPESAARRQAAAKIDFGIGGSTLHTILEESAEEIESLAAALLV; this comes from the coding sequence ATGGACAGACTGGAAGTATTCAAGATTATCGCGTTGCAAGCGAGCAAGGGCGAGCTGACGTTCCCCGCCAACGTCAAGGCCACCTTGAAGCTGCAGGAAGCGCTGGACGACCCCGATTGCCATATCGAGGCGGCTGCGCGCATGGTCATGGCCGAGCCGCTGCTGTCGGCCCGGGTCGTGGCATTGGCCAACTCGGCCGCCTACAACCGTTCCGGCAATGAAATCGCCAATGTGCGCGCCGCCGTTTCGCGCCTGGGCTTTGCCACCCTGAAATCGATGGTGGCCTCCGTCATCGTGCGCCAGCTGGGCAGCCAGATTACCGACCCGCAATTGCGCGCCAAGGCGGCCAAGCTGTGGGAACACACGGCCCACGTGGCCGCGCTGAGCCAGGTGATCGCGCGGAAAGTCACGCACGTGGACGTGGAAACGGCCATGTTCGCCGCCATCGTGCACGAAGTGGGCGGCTTTTATCTGCTGTCGCGGGCCGAGGAATATCCGGGTTTGCTCGACGACAATACCGAAGACTGGATCGAATACGGCGAAAAGCTGATTGGCCGTGGCGTGCTGCGCCAGCTGCAAGTGCCGGACATGGTCTTGCAAGCCGTGGAAGGCATGTGGCATGGCGGCAGCCCGTTCCCGCCCCGCACCCTGGGCGCGACCCTGGTGCTGGCCAACGATCTGTCGCCTGTCGGTTCGCCTTTGCACCCGCCGGAAAGCGCCGCGCGGCGCCAGGCGGCGGCGAAGATCGACTTCGGCATCGGCGGCAGCACCTTGCACACCATCCTCGAGGAATCGGCCGAAGAGATCGAATCCCTGGCGGCCGCCTTGCTCGTGTAA
- a CDS encoding M28 family peptidase, which produces MQKLFSSLALTALAFSAQAATGSPIVQEAPLRAHLAFLSNDLLEGRGTGQRGADLTVAYLETQAQMAGLKPVRGNSYRQSVQIAGVKSLPQDSSLQAVAGGGKAVPLAFGPDWVWATGDSVAAHTFDAPLVFVGYGITAPEEGWNAFKGVDVKNKIVVMMVNDPQPTAAEPNRFAGKALTYYGRWTYKFEEAKRQGAAGVLLIHTKPSASYDWSVVQNSWSGSERFQLADRTAGTPLQGWIAEDAARRLFAAGGQDLDALRVQAESKDFKAVALNAKLSGEMKSAVRKVEQFNIAGMVPGTDPTLKEEAVIYSGHWDHLGKQGDTGDTIYNGAVDNASGTAGLLAMAQEAVKKPAKRTQIFLWVAAEEQGLLGSAAYAADPLWPLNKTAAALNLDSLNFVGATHDIGAQGSERTELGAMAATTAKAMGMHIAQARPDLAGGYFRSDHFSFAKAGVPAFSINGGREYIKDVAASKAKAAAYGPRYHQVTDEYDASWDLSGMTQQAQFTLNLGLAVANAAKMPAWKAGDAFGKAREQAAK; this is translated from the coding sequence ATGCAGAAGCTGTTTTCTTCCCTCGCCTTGACTGCGCTGGCGTTTTCCGCCCAGGCCGCGACCGGTTCGCCCATCGTGCAGGAAGCGCCCTTGCGCGCCCACCTGGCCTTCCTGTCGAACGATTTGCTGGAAGGCCGCGGCACGGGCCAGCGCGGCGCCGACCTGACGGTGGCCTACCTGGAAACCCAGGCGCAGATGGCCGGCTTGAAACCCGTGCGCGGCAACAGCTATCGCCAGAGCGTGCAGATCGCCGGCGTGAAATCCTTGCCGCAAGATAGCAGCCTGCAGGCGGTGGCGGGCGGTGGCAAGGCCGTGCCACTGGCATTCGGTCCGGACTGGGTCTGGGCCACGGGCGACTCCGTTGCCGCGCACACCTTCGATGCGCCGCTCGTCTTCGTCGGCTACGGCATCACGGCGCCGGAAGAGGGCTGGAACGCTTTCAAGGGTGTCGATGTCAAAAACAAGATCGTCGTCATGATGGTCAACGACCCGCAGCCGACCGCTGCCGAACCAAACCGTTTCGCTGGCAAGGCGCTGACTTATTACGGCCGCTGGACCTACAAATTCGAGGAAGCCAAGCGCCAGGGCGCGGCCGGCGTCTTGCTGATCCACACGAAACCGTCGGCCTCGTACGACTGGAGCGTGGTGCAGAACAGCTGGAGCGGCAGCGAGCGCTTTCAATTGGCTGACCGCACAGCCGGCACGCCGCTGCAGGGCTGGATCGCGGAAGACGCGGCGCGGCGCCTGTTTGCGGCCGGCGGGCAGGACCTGGACGCCTTGCGAGTGCAAGCGGAAAGCAAGGACTTCAAGGCCGTCGCATTGAACGCCAAGCTGAGCGGTGAAATGAAATCGGCCGTGCGCAAGGTGGAGCAGTTCAATATCGCCGGCATGGTGCCGGGCACGGATCCGACACTGAAAGAGGAAGCCGTCATCTACAGCGGCCACTGGGATCATCTGGGCAAGCAGGGAGATACTGGCGATACCATCTACAACGGCGCCGTCGACAATGCCTCGGGCACGGCCGGCCTGCTGGCCATGGCGCAGGAAGCCGTGAAAAAACCGGCGAAGCGCACGCAGATCTTCCTGTGGGTGGCGGCCGAGGAGCAGGGTTTATTAGGTAGCGCCGCCTACGCGGCCGATCCGCTGTGGCCCTTGAACAAGACGGCTGCCGCGCTGAACCTGGACAGCCTCAATTTCGTCGGCGCCACGCACGACATCGGCGCGCAAGGCAGCGAGCGCACGGAACTGGGCGCCATGGCGGCAACAACCGCCAAAGCCATGGGCATGCACATCGCGCAAGCGCGTCCCGACCTGGCGGGCGGCTATTTCCGCAGCGACCATTTCAGCTTTGCCAAGGCGGGCGTGCCCGCGTTTTCCATCAATGGCGGACGCGAGTACATCAAGGACGTGGCCGCATCGAAAGCCAAGGCGGCCGCCTACGGCCCCCGCTACCATCAGGTGACCGATGAGTACGACGCCAGCTGGGATCTGTCCGGCATGACGCAGCAGGCGCAATTTACGCTGAACCTGGGTCTAGCCGTGGCGAACGCGGCGAAGATGCCGGCCTGGAAGGCGGGCGATGCGTTTGGCAAGGCGCGCGAGCAGGCTGCAAAGTAA
- a CDS encoding MFS transporter, with amino-acid sequence MKSAPSNVDASALLTSTRILLFALSAGVLVASLYYVQPLTSMLAASFGVSVPQAGYLVTATQIGYVLGIVFLVPLSDVLNRRQLLTWMLIAKIAALLLAATSQNIIVFAIASVLMGITSSALMVVTAMVASYAPDHSRGRMVGTVMTGLLLGILLARTVSGTVSQISGGWRTVYVLAAIVVAALLVMLRRILPNEAPRGKLQYGKLLASLADIIRQEPLLRQRALFSGLGLGTFSVFWTGLTFLLSGAPYHYSEMQIGLFGLAGATGAFAANTAGRMADRGYARQATWLLAVASIAGWALIGFGAHSLVLLLIGIVLLDMGVMGLQVTHQSIIYKLAPHARARVTTVFIAGGFIGASAGSALASASFAAGGWPALCMVGGAMPLLMLLVWSKYRHTQRRLERAA; translated from the coding sequence ATGAAATCCGCACCATCGAATGTCGACGCCAGCGCCCTGCTGACGTCGACCCGCATCCTGTTGTTCGCCCTGTCCGCCGGCGTGCTCGTCGCCAGCCTCTATTACGTGCAGCCGCTCACGTCCATGCTGGCCGCCTCGTTTGGCGTCAGCGTGCCGCAAGCGGGCTACCTGGTCACGGCCACACAGATCGGCTATGTGCTGGGCATCGTGTTTCTGGTGCCGCTCAGCGACGTGCTGAACCGCCGCCAGTTACTGACGTGGATGCTGATCGCCAAGATAGCCGCCCTGCTGCTGGCCGCCACCAGCCAGAACATCATCGTCTTTGCCATCGCCAGCGTCTTGATGGGGATCACGTCCAGCGCCTTGATGGTCGTCACGGCCATGGTGGCCTCGTATGCGCCCGACCACAGCCGGGGCCGCATGGTGGGCACCGTCATGACGGGCTTGTTGTTGGGCATCTTGCTGGCGCGTACCGTCTCCGGCACCGTGTCGCAGATCAGCGGCGGCTGGCGCACCGTCTACGTGCTGGCCGCCATCGTCGTCGCGGCCCTGCTCGTCATGCTGCGCCGCATCCTGCCGAACGAAGCGCCACGCGGCAAGCTGCAATACGGCAAGCTGTTGGCCTCGCTAGCCGACATCATCCGCCAGGAACCGTTGCTGCGCCAGCGCGCCCTGTTCTCGGGCCTGGGCCTGGGTACCTTCAGCGTGTTCTGGACGGGCCTGACCTTCTTGCTCAGCGGCGCGCCGTACCACTATTCGGAAATGCAGATCGGCCTGTTCGGCCTGGCGGGCGCCACGGGCGCGTTTGCCGCCAACACGGCGGGCCGCATGGCCGACCGCGGCTATGCGCGCCAAGCCACCTGGCTGCTGGCCGTCGCCTCGATCGCTGGCTGGGCTTTGATCGGCTTTGGCGCCCATTCGCTGGTGCTGCTGTTGATCGGCATCGTCCTGCTGGACATGGGTGTGATGGGCTTGCAAGTGACGCACCAGTCGATCATCTATAAACTGGCGCCGCATGCGCGCGCAAGGGTGACCACGGTCTTCATCGCGGGCGGCTTCATCGGCGCCTCCGCTGGCTCGGCCCTGGCCAGCGCCAGCTTTGCCGCCGGCGGCTGGCCCGCCCTATGCATGGTGGGCGGCGCCATGCCGCTGTTGATGCTGCTGGTGTGGAGCAAGTACCGGCACACGCAACGGCGGCTGGAGCGGGCTGCCTGA